One Pectinophora gossypiella chromosome 10, ilPecGoss1.1, whole genome shotgun sequence genomic window, aaaacaagtataatgcttagataattattctaataagaaacaaacataaatagcctatttattatgtcccactgctgggcataggcatcccttaaatcaactggagggggtacgaAGCATACTATATGCTGCTCGACTGCAGATTAGTGACGGTGTTTGGCCTAAATAGCCCGGGAATAactgcttgacgtgccttctgaagcacagaatcatctgacTTCTTTAGACAattggatgattcaagcctgcaatttcctatccatacaaaggaccttgacagcctcaaagtgattttgactatgtccccattgggtatcagacccggatctccagattgtgagctatggttagagaaccattagaccaaggaggctgttatatatataactcataggtagacagatttgcattcatatttaatgtacttacatacctgAGAGAATATTAGGGATCCATGTCACAGACATCTTTTTTGTTATTGGTGGCTCATAATTACAATTCAGGATGCAGTGGCTATTAGGACTACTTGCAAACGTCAAAGTCAAAGATTTatcacctgaaataaaaaaggattatttagaatacatacatacatcaattcATGCTTACATTTCCTAATGGGTTGgacagaaacaaatataatgatcagaaggatgtaaacaaaaaatgtggGTTCCGTCACATTCCCAGTACATTTAGCATGCCATGATATTCGTGGAAACTGAGATAAAGCAGTAAAGAGCTTGTAAAAGAAGTTTTTTAGCCCACCTTTTGTTACTGCTAACTGGTGATTTTGTTTGGTTCACatcataaagtattttgaaataatctaAAGGAATAAACCAACAAGTAAGGTATCTACCCAGAGTGGGATCAAGTGTATTTTGcttacatttacaattattttctattatacataacataataatatgatacctataaactttgtaACAACTGCACACCAACTTTCAATACTCAAGATAATACAATTACATACTTGCAAGTAAAACACTAGGAAAATGCACAACTTAAACTGCAAAATAGTACtaattattcatattattttagttctaataaactTTGTACTCTTTTAGGAATGATACTGTGCAATCAATCTAATTCtacaaactttataataaaagaatATCAAGCCAATTCTTTTATTCTATTTTGCCAGAAACTCTCTTCAAGTAACATTTACAAAGAGCATCCTTATAGATGACGGCTTGAATTTCTGGGCTTTTAGCAGCGACTATTCCCCTCCCACCACCATAACGTCCCCCCCATTTTCCACAACTACCTTCTCAGGGGTATTGCAGATCTCTCCCAGGTCATCCTTAGAGCTCTCTAGCTGGACACCGGGAGTCAACTGGATCAAGCCAGGGTTGGAGGGTTGTATCCTTCTTTTGGCAAACAAACCCTGTGATCAAGTCTGGATACTTTTCAGCCATTTGACTGTAGCTACTGAGTACTCCGATGTAATTAGATTTCCCTgaaaaagcataaaatttacattagaCTACTCTTTTTCAAAGTTCATTATATcataattttacattgaaaaCACAAATTGGTTCAACAAATCAGTTTAAATTACCTCACAACTCATTTCCGCCACCAAGAAAACACCTCTACTGACGCCATTACTAGATCCATTAAGAACCTTCAGAATACCCTCTCCAGGCAAGGAATGAACAGTCACACAGTCTGCCCACTCTCCAATCTTGTAAACACCCTTTAAATATTGCTGTAGAACAGTATTGCCAATATCAGCAAATTTACAGTCCTCCAGTATTAAAAAGTTAAGCTGTGCTACCAATTGTTTCAAACTGCTTATAAAATCCTCTGAAAAATCTTCTATAATATCCACATGGGTTTTCACTAAGCAGATATGTTCGCCAACTTTTTCTAACAGGTCAAGGATTTTCGctgtgtgttgttgttttgttagtCAACGGACAAACATAAATTGGTTTTCTTAGAAGCCATTATGGTGAATAGCTGCTTCACAATGGGTGGCTAGCTCTGATCTATCTTCATATCTATGTAAAAGCCATTCGGTTTACTGGTTGTACTGCAaaagaaaaagcaaataaaatttatgtaaatactgATACACAACACGAAGGCTATTAATGTTATCTAGGTATTAACATTATATAATCTCCACAAACATCACAAGAAATAAGCAAACATAATAAATTTCTTAGACAActtgtttaaataaatttaaattgtgataattacctgttGAAGGAGCTTTAGTACCTTTCAGGTAATCATGGACTTTAGTGGCTATTTCTTGAttgatctatttttttatttgccaacAATATCTCAATCAAACCAGACAAAGAAATAGAGATTTAACTTGGACATTATTTTCAAGATTCTCTTTCCGTCCCTGTTCTCTATCGAGAATCACAATTGCCTCATTGGATACTAAACCCTCATTATGCAGATCTTTTACAGTTTCCATCACACTGGAACCAGAAGTGATCACATCTTCAATGATAAGGCACTTTTGACCAACTCTATAATGGCcctctattatttttttggtacCGTAAGACTTGGCTTCTTTTCTCCTCATCAACATAGGCTTTGTGGCTTGAACGCTCAACAAGGTCGCGACCGGTAATGCAGTGTACGGCACTCCACACAGATGATCGCATTTACTGTCTTTTACAGCGAACTCATATAGATTGCTATATGTAGATATTAAGTCCTAGAAAGAGTAACCAATTTTAAACCGTATACATAATAGACTAGAATACCATCCACATGTAATCATAATGTACAAAATTGGGTATGATTTCTTACCATAACAGCCGGATAGCTGACTATAACCCTCAAGTCCAAGTAGGTACACCGGTGTCTTTATGCCGATCTTCGTCATAAATTCACCAAATTTCACAGCATCTATATTGAACAGCTTAAGCGCTAGTTCTTGaagtttattattgtataccatttttattattatatcaatttaaactaaattaaaatggaaTAGAAGAGGAACACGTGTGAACAGAATCCTCAGGTAGATTATGGTAAAtgcacagaccaagtagagatgctagGATGCTACGCATCAGGCGGAAATGttccattaaaaaaaacctcTGTTGAAATTGCACTTATAGAACATGACagctcttttttttaaattgatttgccttggaagttagtagctttgggactttttggcgggaaacgggaacgggacagttgctttcttcattgaataatctaaataattaatacgaaatggtgttttgtggttaatgatcgcattaagttagtcggaagacattcgcgagtgttattatatcggagtattcaataaacaaagtgtatctgcctattttcgcttcgtggcaggaagccgcttcataactcgtaagtttatgcggacttttgagttaattcgtttggggttcggagtaggagtctacttcgagagtgggggcttaggtttcatcatcatcacctttcatcatttcattaatctatttttcaatttgacatggctgtatgggcatagttccctttgccttacccttcggggaaaaccaaaataaaaaaatagtagctttgtagcaattttagcctttttcagcctaaatcgcctccccttttcaccctataaaatttatttattttcaattggaaGGGGAATTTGAACATGATGagtagtgctatttattattttattttttaatggattgTTTTTTTGGATCTCATGTAATCAGAGTACATTCTTGCACAAATTgatgtcagatttttttcgtgACAATCACCCGCTTTCTTTATCTAGGGCGTCGAGGAATGGAGTAAATGGGTGCATCTGAAATAAGAAacacaaagtaaaaaaataataataacctcacaacagctctaaatcgacagaaacaaataaacatcctacaacgccacacccatacctagtccattctgttgagggaattattttttttgtgttctatcTGTAGATAAATATGGAAAGTGAAACAACATCAAAATAAttgcctaaaataaaataataaatagcactactcatcatattcaaattccccttccaattgataataaataaattttatagggtgaaaaggggaggcgatttaggctgaaaaaggctaaaattgctaccaaccaaagctactaacttccaaggcatataattcaatttaaaaaaagagctgtcatgttctataagagcagtttccacagagcaatttttttactatggaacatTACCGTCTAGtgcgtagcatctctacttggtctgtggtataaatatataaatatgctcttataaaagtaattataaaatattaaaataaactgtttcaaatgtgtaaatttaattacctactgaaatgactggactttcattttattttgtattatattatatggccAGGTTTCAAGACTTAACCCATGTCGGGTGATGGTTTATTAACCAATCTATTATCACATAACCAATCCTTATTagtcttgtaaaaataattatagaatattTTCAGTTGCCAGCGAAATTGTGTTATTCCTGACTTTGGGTCATATGGACTGGGCAATTATGATTTTGGGTTCTTTCTGACAAAAAGAGTCTAGTATGAGGGAATGGTTTGTTAACCAATCCATTATCTACATAACCAATCCTTGTTAATCTACCGgtcaatttatacaaaaatgtagAATATCTTCAATTGCCTGTCTTCTCGGGTATTTTCCTGGCTTACGGATTGGGCAACCATATCTGACTTAAGATTTGTATCAAAAATTGTCTTATAACAAATGGTTCTAATTTAATTACCCCACAAAGGATTGTGCACGggactgagtttatgtattattgtaaACGTGAACAGCTGGTAAGCATGGCTCCTGTCCACAAACTTTAAGTCCTGACAaacattttgataaaacaactttcaaacctccagacttttttttataaactgtttattagGATATACTAACATACTGTGATAAAAGATAACGGCTCTTCGTTTGttcgtacatttatttaaacgtataaaaatagaataaaaaacaaacgagGTTACCAACAAGCCTGTTTGACACCGTTTCTCTCGCTATATCTTAATAGAGTACATTCCTACTGCGTGTAAACGTAGCACAACCACAAATAATAGATTGATCAATTAACCAATAGGCGACGAGCGAGATCGACCAATAGGAGGAAGTGTACACGGAATATTTGgatgggctttatcaccttgtgTCGCTTTTGTCCAAGGTGTTAATTCGCAGCCACGGAATGTACGCGATGATAATCCGTGTACATATGGTCACGGAATATTTGGATGTACATTACTCGGTTGGGCTTTATCATGGTCGTGCATTACAGTTTCCCAATGCAACAACCAGGAATGTTGCTATACCTCACACTGATTTACTTCCATACTTAAAACATAAATTGATGCTGGACTGGATGCAGAATTGGGAGGAAACTCTCAAAACTAAAGGACAGTGGTAtgccaaaattaataaaataattagtcgCCCGTGGTTCACAAGATCAACATATCTTCATGAGAAAAGATTTTATAGTATCATGTCACGTCTAAGATTTGGACACTGCCGATTTAAATCACATTTATGTAGAATGAACATCATTTCATCACCGAAATGCTCAGCATGTAATACAGATCAAGATCAGACCCTTAATCACATATTTTTTGAATGCCCAGCTTTTAGTATTCAGCGATTGATTCTGGTTGACAGATTattgcatatttatggaacatcaGAAAGCATCCCGCGCGACATTCAAGACGTTTTGGCAAATATTGCAACATACAGGGACTTGTatgcttttataatatcttCTGAAGTGGAGTTATAAAGGGGATTTGTATACTTTTCTTGGATATAAGAAATTTGgatatgtcatttttattacaaaggatttgaattgaaaacatggATTGAACATAATAGAACATGGATTGTACACGGATATTAACATGAAGAAGACGTGGCTTCGGCCTTGAATATTTTAGATAAGACACTTTTATAAAGGACTTGAAATAAAGAACATTGAGCAATACTCACACAAGACGTGGCTTCGGCCTTATTAAGATTTGGAcatgacaaaaaaatacattagacgacggctgcacggctttgcctttgcctttccccaaagggataaaaaagttaaaaaaaaaaaaaaaaaagaagctgACAttgaattaagaaaaaaaaacatatgatCTATCCAATCAAATGTGTTTTGCCATATTACAAGAATTAAATAAGTGTTTAGAcgaaagatttttttaattttaaaatcaaaatttagCCGATGCCATGATTCGAGAAGATGACCCACAGTTTAGGATAACACCGTTTCAGCAAACGGCATCGGCTTGTACTGGTGCCCTTATAACCTCGTTGTTCAGTAAGTATctatcaattattttaattacacTTCAATATTTCTCATCGGCTTTTGGTTATATACGTGTGTAATTGCAGTGACACCTTTGGACGTGGTGAAGATAAGACTTCAAGCTCAGCAGAAGGCTTTGCTTTCGAATAAATGTTACCTGTATTGTAATGGTTTAATGGAACATCTTTGTCCTTGCGGCGAATCAGCATGGATCCCGCGACGAGTACATTTCCACGGTACCATCGTAAGTGCTCAATTTATCTACTTATCACCTAATAACTGTCAATcattgtttacaaaataaagttttatggGATATGTAACAAATATCTAGGTATATCATTGCTTATCAGTTTAATGTGAAACCAATTCCAAGGCCAAACTTGTGCATGCAAAGTATGTCTAAGTAGAACACTATTTCACAATAGGTATTTCTGATCATTTGATAGTAAAATTATGTATAACTTTtagatataattaattaatctttcaaatgccggaacgcagatctcaaccagacataatgtaaaatttattgtgtctggtatttCAGCAGATGAgaagttaaataatatttttatcttcacatttctttattgtaattgtaatatttttattaatatatacctatttttatgtattatgattaaattatgtattttaggATGCATTCTACAAAATAGCCAAGTTAGAAGGAGTTCCTGCCCTATGGTCTGGTTTAAGTCCAACCCTTGTCCTCGCTGTTCCCTGCACAGTCATCTACTTTGTGTCATATGAACAGTTACGTTACAAAATGAAAACCTCATACAACAAGATTAGTGGAGACCGTAAGTAAAGAGGTTTTCTAACTACCTACATAACAGAAATGTATAAAGCAGCTTATTAATAGcttatattgtaaaatattataagaatTCCTTATTTGAATGATGCTACTGGGAAAGATAATTGTTCGTAAGATATTAGAAGATACTGAGAATAATACAAGGTGGAATCTTCCTTGGCTAACATCCAACCAACACAATATGTAAAAGCCAGCCTAACACACATTACTTTTTAGCAACTATATTCTTGTAATtacttgtaatttataatttagtaaataataaacaactttACATCTATGTTTGAATATGTTTGCTATTTTTATAAAggcaaaaataaagttttaataagTCATATAATTCCTACAAGTACAGGGGAAACACATTATAATAGGAAATAGAGAATGTACtttcataagtaggtatttatactTGCAAAACAACTCAAGGTTGATACATTTAATCATGTATTATCTACTGTTTTATTAAAGCTATTGTCAGGAACTGATTGTCATTTTATTATGGTCTTGCAAGTTTTACAGTAAAATTTGTTACTATACACATGTCCAAATTATCATCAGTCATGTTCACATTACCATTACTATCAAAATCTGTAGACTCACAGTCATATGATActaacacaatttatttgtagtTTAATTGGACACATTTGTTTAAGTATAGTCTGGAGGAGGTTGGAAGTTTTAAACTTACAGTCAGTTAGgtgctgtcattttcttatctgccgaaaaggaaagagacgggttatcgacaggcataaaattgatggaacatgtcaattttaggcaagaattttaaaaacctcccaagtttttatttaagccaataacccgacagaattaagttgacatcacgcatcaaacgggttgcataccagcgagatgcctattttattatatatatatatacctatttttggaataatataattttccaGTAAGTCAACCAATGTGGATACCCCTGATCGCTGGAGCTACCGCCAGAGTTACAGCAGTTACCATCGTAAGCCCTCTGGAACTAATCAGGACGAAAATGCAGTCAAAGAAGCTGACTTATTCAGGTAAATTGTTTCTTATGTAACTGGGTTTCTAATACTTTTTGTGCTTCCTTTTAGTTGCATAGCACTGATTTGGACAAaaccaattaataaaaataataagttatcGTTTTATTCCTGTTAGAATATTTCCAGTCAATATTTGTATAAATTTAAACTAACACATGGTTATCTTTTCAAGAAATAACTTCTGCATTACGTCAAGTAATAAAAGTGGAGGGATACAGAGGCCTGTTCCGAGGATTAGGATCTACACTTCTAAGAGACGTACCATTCTCAGGTGAGACAACAACAGATTCTTCAGGCCTTTCAGCACCAAAATGATTTACAATTACAATACTAAAATTCGATTGTCACACtaatttgtacctatttttcaGGAATATATTGGACTACTTTTGAAtcagtaaaaagaaaatataacaaACCTGATTCagagaaaaatacatttttatttaacttcttCTGCGGATCGGTTGCTGGAAGTGTAAGTAATTGCCTATTTACAAGTGACTACTTAATAGAGAATGTTGCATTATTTGACAAAATGTCATGGTTAATATCTTTCAGATTGCAGCCTTCGTCACATTGCCCTTTGATGTAGTAAAAACTCACCAACAAATAGAATTAGGTGAAAAAGAGATTTACGCCGGTATGTAACCTTATTTCTGATTTATATAAGTTCAAGGAACTTAAATGGAGGCAAATTAAAACGTAGCACTGCTAGATTTTATTGCTATTTTTATGGATTTCAGAAAGTAAAGGCAAACAGAGGGCTTCAAACATGCACGACATTGTTAGAAACATATACAAGAACAATGGTATAAAGGGACTTTTTACTGGTCTTCTGCCTCGAATATTTAAAGTGGCCCCAGCGTGCGCCATTATGATTGCCACATTTGAATACGGCAAGCAATTCTTCCAAAAGTACAACACACAGAAATATAAAGAGAAAATGCAGAGGTAAATATGAATAACTTATAGTTATACTTTCAAATCACTACTAATTAATACTTTATGCATGTTCTTTCTATTACTCCTATTATAATAAACTACACTTTTATTTAAAGAGAAGATGAGCTTTAGTTCTTTTGAAATtatgttatctttattttaatatctttGGGAATAGTAATGTAAGTTCATTCAATATGGGTATGTCCATTTCAAATGTAATTTGaacatcattaattttaaagtacATTACAACATAATTATTGAAATGAACTTGGCTGTACCTACTTTACTGCACATACATTGTGTAAGCACTGAATATAAATCAAGTTCAGTGATTTCAAGTTTAAtaatgtcatattttattttatggaattttaaaataaattatctgcTAATCTTCGGATTTTAAGCAAAACAGAGAGCTATACTTAACAGGAAGAGAGTAGATACATGTCTATGATTAAATTCTCCTAAGGTTATTTTAAACTTTTCAGCCAAGGCATAGAgcttgaaataattaaaagtgaCTAGTTGCATGCAATGCACGATATAAAGGTATATGAGTGTATGCAttagtgtattgtattgttgtagaCATTTGATGATAACTTAGGTTTAGTTTCACAAATTTTTTGTGTGTAATgaaatttgtattgtatttatatcATGAAAACTGGCATGTCTGGCATAATCATTTCATTTATAATACAGAATTTAATTCTTGTTTGATAAATCAGATAAGTATTATCACATGAGCAATAAAATACTTAGATTTAAGAAAACCTTCAAAGAGTTGTAGAAATAATTTAtagttttacataacataccCTAGACGTATCAtagtagataaaaaaaatgttgaataaAAACGTTCctttttaatttgatataattaattttaagactGGGGCTAAtttctgtacacaccatctaattttattttaagttatacctgtcattttcttatgcgccgaa contains:
- the LOC126370260 gene encoding probable mitochondrial glutathione transporter SLC25A40 — its product is MIREDDPQFRITPFQQTASACTGALITSLFMTPLDVVKIRLQAQQKALLSNKCYLYCNGLMEHLCPCGESAWIPRRVHFHGTIDAFYKIAKLEGVPALWSGLSPTLVLAVPCTVIYFVSYEQLRYKMKTSYNKISGDLSQPMWIPLIAGATARVTAVTIVSPLELIRTKMQSKKLTYSEITSALRQVIKVEGYRGLFRGLGSTLLRDVPFSGIYWTTFESVKRKYNKPDSEKNTFLFNFFCGSVAGSIAAFVTLPFDVVKTHQQIELGEKEIYAESKGKQRASNMHDIVRNIYKNNGIKGLFTGLLPRIFKVAPACAIMIATFEYGKQFFQKYNTQKYKEKMQRHQEIVIVPVTQPSTGSDYS